The window CCACTCAGCCAGTcctgggaaggagagagacacTCTTTACAGAGTAAATGTTATCCCTAGGGCTCCCATTTTCTTCTCTAACTAGGTGTTACCCTTTTGGGCCAAGTTTGTTCTCCAAATATTCCTACATGACAGacagaggccagagaaagacAACCTTATCATCAGAGAGTGACTGTAAGATCACAAAATTTAGTATCAGAGGCAGAGCCCCCATAAGAATCCCATGCCACCAACTTGACAATCTCACCTAAAGAGACTACtgaattgaatttttctttgcttttctcttctctttttttttgtctttttcttttcttttctttcttttcttttctttccctttcctttccttttttcttgtattttcttcttttcttttttttttaaacaaatctatAGATAAGTACTcttaatattcacattttataaacAGAAGAATTGGAAGCATAAGGAGGTTATGTgaatttgcccagggtcacacagctactcagggatggagccaggatttgaacctacaATGTGTGGCTCCTGAGTGCTCACTTTCAACCACTAATTTTCAGTGCTCAGTACAGTTAGCTGCTAATTGTGAGTCTTCACATTTCAGCATTCCAAGGGACTTCTGGAGTCCATTCTTTACCCCAAGGGCTAGGATCCTCTGTAGGTGTGGGTGTGGGGGCggcaatgagaacatttggaagcTAACACAGGTAGTGTTGTGTGGAGCAGCCTGTTTTTCTTATGGGAGACTTCCTTGGGCTTACTACTCTTTCTCAGTTCATGTCATGAGCTCTAGGTCCAGGCACCTCCAGGAAGAACTCTTTGGAATGGCAACAAGGAGTCAGTTGCCACAGATTCGGATGCCTATATTCACCAAGGGAGTCTCTTACCAAGAGACTCCAAATAGCTCCCGTCTTTCTCACCCGGAATTCCAGGCACAGGTGGAGAAAATAATTGCTGAACTGCAAAATTGTTGTTTGTTCCTTCTTCCCCACCGAATTTCCTTCCTCCATTGCAAGGACTGAGTCCCCAATACTTACTGCCAAAGATCCCTTCAGCGTGCCCAGGTTCCTGGATATCCCCCAACAGGATGAATGGTACCAGGATTGGCAGAAGTTCTGAGAGTCCCATTTTAGGAAGTACTAGCCTGTTTGATGGCACCAAAACTAAGAACTGCTGCTCAGCAGCTCCTATCTCTGCACTTTGCCTGCCCTGGTGTGGCCCAGCACTCCAAGAGACAGTCCTGGAAACAAGCCAGCCAGACTCCCCCGTCAGGAACACCAGATCCCTGAGGCCATCAGTGGGACTACCTGGTACCTACCCTGGGGGAAGGGGGCCTTGATAGGCGGCTCCCAGTGTGCCAATTCCtgaaagatctagaaccagaaataccatttgacccagcaatcccattactgggtatacattcaaaggaatataaatcattcttttataaagatacatgcatgagtttgttcactgcagcagtatttataatagcgaaaacatggaatcaacccaaatgtccaaccaATAAGCtgcctaaagaaaatgtggtacatatataccatggaatactatgcagccataaaaagaagtgagatcacatcctttgcagggacatggatgaagcgggaagccattatcctcagcaaagtaatgcaggaacaaaacTAAATACCGTACGTTCtcccttgtaagtgggagctgaacaatgagaacacatggacatcgggaggggaacaacacatactgtgGCCTGTggagggggcagagggagggaaagcatcaggataaaaagctaatgcatgtggggttaatacccaggtgatgggctgataggtgcagcaaaccaccatggcacaggcttacctacgtaacaaacctgcaggtcctgcacatgtatcccagaacttaaaataaaataaaataaaatattttaaagaagaaaatttgtaAGCCTGTTTTACATGATTCTTAAAAAGGTCACCAGTAGGGTTCAGTCACAGTGGTACCCAGCTCCTAAtagattcttctctcttcccttctcttccctgaaTTACTCATCCCACTCCCCATCTTGTATGTCTTGGGAGGTCTCTCAAACAAACTACCTGCACCCATGCCCTTTTCCCAGGGTTAGTTTCTAGAGGATCCAAACTAAGGCATTGTCCTTGGGTCCTTGCCTAAAAAGGGTTTTACAATCTTTTGTGGAAACAGAagaagataataataacaatatccCTGGAGCTCTCAACTCAAAGTTCTGATTGTCTTCACTCCCTTGAATGATGTCACCAGAAGCCTCAATGATCCCTTACTCTGCAAAGTGTAATGTGCCAAAAAGATGTCAATTACTCAGCCTCAGAGGCACAGGATTACATCAAGTTCTTTATTGGAAACAATTGAGAGTGACACAGGTATAAACTAGGAGCTCTAGAAGTTGGAGATAAAGGGGACATAAAGATGAAATCAAAATGGAAGGATATTGTGCATCGAAAGAGCCAAAGatggaggaaaaggagggagatGCAAGGGTTCTGTTTTGCGAAGGGCTAAGATCTTGAAATGCTGCAAGTGAAACTGGAAGTCAGTCTGGAGCATCAGTCAGGTACACGAACAGTCCTCAGAGCATGAGCCACACTCTGGTGGTTCTTCCTGCGCATCCTTATCCAATCAGGGAAAGCCTGTAGAGAACGTAGGACAGAAACAGGTGAGTATCTTGGGTTCAGCTTATCTTTGGAGCTTGAGGTTATGCTTATACATCTTTGCACAGAAAAGCACTAAAAAGAAGTGGGTTTGCTTTGGGGAGCTCTCCATCTCcttcaaggaaaaacaaataggaGTGACTTGCTGGCAAAGAACTGTGTTGAGACATTGATGGCTCGGAAGGATTGGTTGGTCAACATGTCTAGGTTTAACATCCTGTGCCTCTTCTGCAATTCATCTCTGAGATTTCACCACTTCCACACCCTTCCTCCAGCCCTCCTAACTCCCCTCATACTTGCCAACATTGATTACTTCTACATCCCTTCTCATCCTCAGTTCCCAGAAAGTAGCTTTGTCTACCACTTTGCCAGGTGCATTCTCACCTCCTGATCAGAGCTGGTTCTGTCAGCAGCAGGTCTGCCAAAGATGTAGCTGTCCTGGAAAGGACCAGCCAACATGCAGACCTCACAGCATGGGACTGGAGAGGATGAAAGACCGGGGCCCCTAGGACTCACGTTTATTCTTGCAGGTGTTCAGGCAGTTGGCTTCGGATTGGAAGTTGTTATTGTTTCCCTGGCAGCCACCATAGACAAATGTGGAgcaagtattatttttcttgtcataCCACCACCGAATAAAAAAAGCCAGGCAGGGGCCAGTTTCATTTGGCATTTCACATACATCTGCAGAAAGACTCCAGAGTTGAAAACTCAGCGTGCCCCCTCCAGAAATAAACAGTTGTTATTATtctccctggcaaccactatagATGGAACCGGAATAGGCTCCTTTTCCCTTATCCCTCAGCAGGAGCACAGCTCCACTGACATATTGCACACATGTGCAAGGAGACTCCAGAGTGGGCATCTGCATCCCTGGAGATAGGGTTATTGCAGGTGAAATTAGCTAAAAAGAGGTCAGACCAAAATAGGGTGGGCCCCTACAccaacatgactggtgtccttataaaagcaGGTTAATTTGGACAGAGGCAAACACACTGGGAGAACACCGTATGAatgtgaaggcagagattggggtgctgtgtctacaagccaaagaacaccaaagattgccagcaaaccaccagaagctaggggaGAGGAATGGAACATGCCTCTTCCCCATAACCCTGTCAAGGAACCAATCGTGCTGACACCATGTTCTCGGACTTCTAGCCTGAGGaattgtgagacaatacatttctgttgtttaagattcCGAGTCAGTGGTACTTCGTTATAGCAACTCTACCAAACAAATGCAGGTCCCTACTAAATTGTGCTTACACAGTTCCATTTGGGCAAATCTCCACTGCTAAACAATTAGGTCCTGTTGATTTTTACCTCCTAATATATAGCTCACCTCTCTGCCAGTCTCTCTAATATAAGCCTCAGTGACTGTCTCATGCCTGGGCTGTTGAGATAACCTCAGATTGATCCCCTGCCTCCAGTCCTGGCCCCTCCAATCAATCATTGATGCTTCCCACCAGAGGGAAGGATCTGATGGATCTGAGAACCAGGCTTATCATGTCATTCCACAGATAAGACCTACCTTCACTTCATGACAATACCCTCCCATGACCCACAGGGCCCTCCATTGTCTAGCTCCTACTGTGACGCTGGCCTCCTCCCCTGCCGCAGAACCCCTTCCAGCCACATGCTCCAATAATGTTGAACACCCCGTGCCACCCCCATACCTCCATCCCTTTGCACTGCTCACAGTGacactcctcttcttccttcaaaACCTTTCTCACACATCAGCTGTTGTGATGTCTCCCTTGACTCCACTCTACATTCCTCACTGCCACACCTTGCTTCAGAATCTGTGCACTCATTTTTCATTTACATCCTCAGTGTCATCCCTGAGGCTGTGAGTTTCTGGCGAGCAAGGAGTGAGTTTCTAGTGTGTCTGCTTCCATCTTGGCATCCCAATTCCTAACAGGTAGTTTGGCACAGTACAGAACCTTATAGAATGTTGAGGGTAAAAGAAATTGTATCCCGATCTGAACTGAATAAattattcattgagcacctattatgtgcctaATGCTTCAAGGAACAGAGAAAAGGCATGACCTCTGCTATTTAGGAGCCCTTAGCCAAGaattacaaataagcaaataggTATCAGGtggctactatgtgccaggcattgctctAAGCACATCATGCAGATCAATTGGATCCTCAAAATAACCTTCTACACTGATCCTTTTATtatctgaggaaactgaggcacagtgaaggaatgtttttaatttatcctAGACAAAAAGGCTGCTAAAAACTGGAGGTAAGAGTTGAACTCACTATGTCTGAATTCAGAATCCTTACCTGCCGGCATATGAGTGACTTAGCCCCCTACCCTGCCCACTCTACTTGTCTGTCAAGTCCTGTTTACTTTACCTCCTACATACCTTTCGAGCACGTCCTACTCTTCTTCATCCCCTCAGCTACCCCTAGTTCCAGTCACCATTTCTATCACCTTGAAGTCCTTTAAGATACTCTGTTCCTCCTATTTTAAACTCTATAGATGTAGTATGAACCTGGTCATGTGATGCTCTGCCTCGGTGGATTGCCATGGCCCTTCGATCCAGGCAAGACTCTTTAACCTGGCCCACCATACCCGAATTGTTTGATCACTGCCCACCCAGAATCTGTTTTCCTTGTCCCATGCTCGTGCTCACTCTGCATTCTGGCCTCCCGCGGTCCCACCATTGAGCCTTTGTGCATGCTACTCCCTGTTCCTGGAAAACCCTTCCACCCACTTTTTGCCTGAAACGTTACCCATCTTTCTCAACTCAACTCCAGATTGGCTTTCTCAGAGAAGGCAATCCCAACCTCCCTGACCACACTGAGCAGATCAAATCCTATTGTGGGTCTCAGAGGCACTCAatacacatttgttgaatgaataaaaaaaaatcttcgaTAGTCTTTTTGCATCCCAGGGAGATGGGCATGAAATTAAGATGCAGCAGAAAGGAAAAGCCCTCTGTTGTGCAGCAGTCAGGAGAGGTGTTTTGGTGCAAAGTTGGATTTGTGTAGGCAGAGAGGTGGTCACTCCATagcaaaaaagttagaaaatataaattgcttCATTTATCACTCGCAGCAACAATGTTGTATATGTTAGGGCAACAATGGCCACCTGGGGCTCAAAAAATTGTAAGCGTGACAGGTATCTAAATAGCCAAAAGAATCTGATTCAATGCCACTCCTTCACCAGTCATTTGTTTTGGGAAACTGAGTCTCGGGCATTACCTGATAGGAAAAGGTCATTACTAATGGCACACATCATATTTGGCACAGTAATGAATCTAAATTGCAGGTCTCCCAAGTCCAGCAGTTTTGCCAGAGACCAGCCCTCAGCGATCAGGGCACAAAGCCAGTCCAGGAAGGCAGAAGGCGAGGACAGGGGGAGGAAGAGTTGGTTATTCTGCGGCTCTGAATATTACCTTGTTTGAgatctaaacatttttttccacagCTGAAGACACAGTACCTCTTGTTGTCCTGGCATTGTCTGTGCCTTGTACACACATCCCTTTCTCTGAATTCACGTTCTTCTCTGATGGTGGGACATCTCCCTAGGGAAGGAGCAGTTTCACACCCATGTGCTTTATAAACTGAGGCCCACAAAatgtaagtaacttgcccaagattacaggGCTACCAAGATTTGAACCCACTAAGTCTGATTCCAGATCCCTCTGTAGTTTTAAAATCCCTTTTCAGAAATCCTTACTTCCTGAGTGTTCAGCAAATGATAACAATGATCATTGTTACATTATAGTCATGGAATATAAGTGTCTGAAGTTTAAAGGAACTTCTGGATGCTGTCCTTTATCTCAAAGCAGTGAGCCCCTAGGGATACAGGGACACTTTATGGGACTACATTTGAAAGAACCAGGAGTGAATAGAGATGATGCCTCAAGAAAGGGGCCTGTTTTGCTCGCGGGATAAGTAGAAGGTCCCTTGGTTTCCCGGATTCCTGTAGCGACTCCCCTGAATGCTAGATCCCGTGACTCTCCTCCA is drawn from Piliocolobus tephrosceles isolate RC106 unplaced genomic scaffold, ASM277652v3 unscaffolded_35373, whole genome shotgun sequence and contains these coding sequences:
- the LOC113222815 gene encoding eppin isoform X1 yields the protein MGSSGLLSLLVLFILLANVQGPGLTDWLFPRRCPTIREEREFRERDVCTRHRQCQDNKRYCVFSCGKKCLDLKQDVCEMPNETGPCLAFFIRWWYDKKNNTCSTFVYGGCQGNNNNFQSEANCLNTCKNKRFP
- the LOC113222815 gene encoding eppin isoform X2 — protein: MGSSGLLSLLVLFILLANVQGPGLTDWLFPRRCPTIREEREFRERDVCTRHRQCQDNKRYCVFSCGKKCLDLKQVFLQMYVKCQMKLAPAWLFLFGGGMTRKIILAPHLSMVAARETITTSNPKPTA